The nucleotide sequence ATCTAATCCTGTATGTCCAGGATTACTTTTGCAAATTGTTACTTTGTCCAGTGAAAACAACTGTACCAAACTAAAATTTTCTGCTGTTTCTTGAACATTTTTCTTTTGATTTTAGCATCTTGTAGTGCTCCACGTTTTTATTTTGAATAAGTTGTTTCATTACCTTCCCATTCCCATTTTAGACCACTTGATTTACATTCTGACATATTACATAATTTCTTGTTGCATTACCTTTCCGTTAACGCTATCATTGGTATCCAGGTTTTAAATTTAGTTCCAAAGGAAGCTGAAGGTGAGTCTTTTGAGGATGCTCTTACTCGTGTTCGGCGCTGTCTCGGAGGTGGAGATACTGCAGAGAACGCTGATAGTGACAGTGATTTGGAAGTGGTTACTGAATCTGTTACAGTCAACCTTCGTTGCCCTGTGAGTTTTCGTGCGTGTAACTGTTATTGTTATTTTTGGCTGACTCAGCATATACTTGTCAGTCCTGTATGCTTGCCTCGTGGTTAGTAATTACACGCTGTCAGTTTGCTACATTCCTTGCTCGTTAGCTGAGTAGTTTTAGGTATATAGAAATGGGTACTAATATGGCATCTTTCAGAAGCAAAAATATTTGTTTCAATGTATTTTCTTTGTCAACGTATGTTATGTCTACCTTTATAAGCTAAGGGTATATCTGGTTTGTACCCAAATCACCCTACCTGTTATTTTGCCATGTGCTAAAATTCATCCTTTGTCTTGGTGTTTCCAGTTTTCGACATGTCCATATGGCCATGCCCTTTGCCCACTTCCAATGCTTTTTCTTGCCAATCTTGCGCAATCAATATTTGACAACCAAATATTTGTCGTGACGTATGCAAGATTTGGAATCAATCTAACAGTTCTAATATATATTTTCAGAATAGTGGATCCAGAATGAAGACTGCTGGAAGGTTCAAGCCTTGCGTTCACATGGGTTGTTTTGATCTCGACACCTTCGTGGAACTGAATCAGCGGTCCCGCAAGGTTAGATTTTGCGCTTATATGTGTATGTCAACACTTGTGCATGTGCATCCAGGAAGTCAAGTAAATATAGAATGCTGTTCGTCCATGTTTAGTGACTTTCTGCAAGGTGGTAGCCCATATTGTGGCATAAAATTGGTTTGGTATGTCTTATGTAGTCTCTCTGATTGCTCTCTTTTTATATTCTGCAGTGGCAGTGTCCAATATGTTTAAAGAACTACTCTCTTGAGAATTTGATGATTGATCCTTACTTCAATCGGATTACTTCTCTGGTAGGTCTTCATCATACCTTTGGTTTTTGTTGTTGCGTGATTTGGTTGCTTttgtttattcttttttctttATGATGCAGTTGCGTGATTGTAGTGAAGATGTCAATGAGATTGATATTAAGCCAGATGGATCTTGGCGTATAAAGGGTGATGTACCAACTAGGGAATTATCTCAGTGGCATATGCCTGATGGCACGCTGTGCATCTTGAAGGAAGATAACAAACCTGGTGTTGAGAATTTTAATGAACTCAAGATAGAAGGTACTTCTGATGGCCATAAGAGTTTAAAAATTGGAATCAAGAGAAAAAATGGAATTTGGGAAGTTAGTAACAAAGCAGATGACAAGAAGCCTTCTGTGGTAGGAAATATCACCCAGAACAATATTACTTTCCGAACTCCAAACACTTTCCCTATGAGCAGTAGTCCCACTGGGAGTTATAGAGATGGGGAAGACACAAGTGTGAACCAGGAGGGCAGTATGCATATTGATTTATCATTGAACAATGGTCATGAGTTTGAAAGTTTTCCTCTCAATTTCGGCCAAACATATAATACAGAGGATACATCACAGCAACAACTTAGTGCTGGAGATGTCATTGTTCTTAGTGATTCTGATGAAGAGAATGACACAATTGTTTGCCCACCAACTGTCTACGACAATTCTACTGTAAATGACGGTGGTTTTCCTTTTGCCACTAGTGATGCTGGATTTACTGGAAGATACCAGGAAGATCCTGGTGTCGGTACTAGTGGCCTTGGTTTATTAAGCAACAACGCTGATGATTTTGAGATGACTAATTGGCAAATGCCCTATTCTCAACCGGAGCAAGGCTACCAGTTTTTCGGGGATGGCACCGCCGATACTTATGTTGGTTCGCACAATTCCTTTAGCATTACACCAAACGACTATTCCCTTGATTGTAATGTTGGCATAGAGGAGGCTTCTGTAGCTCATGACCTTCCAGTTTACCGCAGTAATAATGAAATGCATGGAAGTTTGGTTGATAACCCATTGGCTTTTGGTGGTGATGATCCTTCTTTGCAAATTTTTCTTCCAAGTCAGCCTTCTTCTGCTCCCCTTCAGGAAGAACCAAGTGAGCGTGTAAATGCATCAAATGGGGTTCAGTCTGATGATTGGATCTCTCTTACGCTCGCAGCCGGTGGAGGTGGTAATGAAGTGCCTGCAGCTGCTAATGGTTTAAATTTGCAAGAACAAATACGGTCAAATGAGACAGGAGTGGAACCATTAATTGACGCTGGTTTGTCTCCCTTTTATGCATTCAGTTTTCCTTTCTTATATGCTCCATTTCAGCAGTTGAAGAACATATAGCATTTTTAGTGGAACTGCAAATAAGAAAACTACCACAGTAAGTGGTTACTTAAAGCTGATCTTTCAAGTAAAACACGCCTTAGAAACAGCTGTCCTTTTGTCCCACTTTCTTATTTGTCCTTAAAATTTCACAAAAGTTCCCAAAGGGAAAATATAGTAATCCTACTTTCTTAAGAAAGGGTTTATGTTTCTACTAGTCTAGTTATGGTTAACTGTAAGCTGAAAATTGCTATCATTCCCCCATATTTCTCCTGGTTTTNNNNNNNNNNNNNNNNNNNNNNNNNNNNNNNNNNNNNNNNNNNNNNNNNNNNNNNNNNNNNNNNNNNNNNNNNNNNNNNNNNNNNNNNNNNNNNNNNNNNNNNNNNNNNNNNNNNNNNNNNNNNNNNNNNNNNNNNNNNNNNNNNNNNNNNNNNNNNNNNNNNNNNNNNNNNNNNNNNNNNNNNNNNNNNNNNNNNNNNNNNNNNNNNNNNNNNNNNNNNNNNNNNNNNNNNNNNNNNNNNNNNNNNNNNNNNNNNNNNNNNNNNNNNNNNNNNNNNNNNNNNNNNNNNNNNNNNNNNNNNNNNNNNNNNNNNNNNNNNNNNNNNNNNNNNNNNNNNNNNNNNNNNNNNNNNNNNNNNNNNNNNNNNNNNNNNNNNNNNNNNNNNNNNNNNNNNNNNNNNNNNNNNNNNNNNNNNNNNNNNNNNNNNNNNNNNNNNNNNNNNNNNNNNNNNNNNNNCAGATGGTTAGTAGGGAAAAGTGATCTGCAGTGTTCATCCGataggaaaatatcagttggatgtTGATCAGGGTTGTAAAGAAACAAGTTTCACTCCATTTAAACCTTTTGTATCATGAATTGAACTGGATTTTGAGATTTTTAATCTTCCGACCTTTTGCCTGCTAATATTTGTTGCTCTGTGTACCCACCTGTATCATCTTGTATTTATCAGCAGATTAATTCAATTGTTTAAATTCCCTTGTGGTACTGGCATAATTATTTTCCCCTAATTTTGCAGCTTCTGTGCTTCCAAGCACAAACAATGACAGAGATGACGGAGCTAATTTAAATCCAATAAGGATTGAAAATATATTTTCTCATCCTCGCCAGCCTCGGTCTCGGTCGGTCAGGCCTCGACTTTGTTTATCAATAGATTCTGACTCTGAGTAGATTGGACATTTAAATGGGATAGCTGAGTTTGCATTAATTTGGCAAGGCTGCCTTCCAGAAATCCTGATTTTTACCGAGGTTATTAGGTTTCTTCTGGTTGATGTAAGAGAAACACAAACATAGATGCTGTGTTGCCTCACCTGGTCGACAAACTCCAAGTGTTCCATGGGGATCTGCACAGAGGACTCTGATGGTGAGCTTAACGAATCAATCATCTATTTCTGCAGTGTCCAACTTCTTTCGACAGGCAGTCCTTGCACTTTATTTCTGTGGGATTCAAGTGGTTACTTTGTAACTAGGCATGTTTTTAGAAGaaaaagacatggcatggaagataTTTTTGCATCTCTGACTTGAGAATGGAATGCAACGTAGTCCAAATAGAAAGTAGAAGTTACAAAGTAAAGCATGATAAGTAGAATCAAAGTCTGCTGCCAATTCTTGTTAGTTCCAAAGTAAAGCATGATAAGTAGAACAAAAAGTCTGCTGCCAATTCTTGTTAGTTGTGCAAAATGAAGCAGATAAATATGCTCTTCTAAAGATTCTTTATGCTTCGGTTTGCTTCTGAACTTCCATTAGTTAGCCTGTTAGGTTTTATTCCCTTCTTTTTTGAAACTTAGCTGGTAGATTGGCTAGCGGAAGACGTAGCCAGTTTTTTTTCCAATCTTGTATTGTCTAAGAAAGCTAATATTTCACCGAGTGGCAAACTGTATACAGTTTTGTGACAGATGCTTCATCATCATCTAAGCTGTATAATTTATGGGCAGTAATTCAAATCTCAAATAAGCAGTAATTAATCTGATCACATCTAAGCAGTATGATTTGAACATTCTATATAACAAGAACCTCTCTTCTTTGTTATGCTAATGTATTGTTGAGGATCTACTGGTGAAGCCATAGGGTAAAATAGCACAGGAATTCATGAAGTTTTTTAAACTAAATTATTTACCATGACATGGAGTTTTTCAACTAAATCATTTAACACGAGTTCATCCATATATTTATTTACCTGTTCATGTAATTATTAGAGGTCACTAATGTATTTCTATTCCTGCTAGGTTGGTATAGAAAATTTTCTGACTGGGGATCAAGGATAATGTTGCTACTGGAGCAGTTTGTACATTTTTTGACCTTCTTTACTGAACATAAGGGAATAGGGAGGCCACCCTGGATGCAAGTCTATACATGTGGATGTTTGTGTGTAACCATCATTGTATTTAGGGTTTGAGGCGCTAATTTAGATGTTCGTTACCTTGATGTTCGATGGAGAATAAATTATTATTTCTGAAGTGGCGGTCAATAAACAGAGCCCTTCAGTGTTACTTGCTGCTGTTGATTTATCTGTGCTTTGCCAAGCATGAGAAGTGCCTGCCAGGTGTTGTATTTCTTCGGAGTTCTCATGCAGGCATAACCTCAGTTGAGCCAAAGAGTTGTGGCTTGCGTGCTTCAGCGGGTTGATTGATTAACTCATGCCAACAAGGCAACCGATGTTCCATCGCCAACTCAGGAGCAGGCCTGTGCATTAACCAGTTTGCTTTGTTAAAAATGTAAACCTGCCTGCTGTGATATCCTGTACTCCACTGCGGTTTCGTGCATATACTTGCGTCGACTCATCACCTGTGACCTGTGGTAAGATGTAAATTGGTCTTTGTCTAACAGTGCTCGCTCCTGTCATCGGACCACGATGGGCGGTACGTGCGTTGCCAAAATTTGTGTGCCCTCCTTGCCTTGTGATGTATGGAGATTGGTGTTGATGCACAATTGGCACCCCCACCAACGTTGCAACGACAGGCTCAGTACACCGTAAAAACATCCAGTCTAAAGCAACAATATGATGAACAGGacagagagacaagaggccaagaCAAGTCGAGTAATGCTACGAGTGCTGTGCTGCAGGTCTCCCATGGGATTGTTCTGTGCTGATTGCTGGGAGCCTACTAGCCAGCAAGCATCAGCAGCTGGTGCTGGATGGTGCTAGTTTGGGGCAAAGCCGCTGTTTCCAAAGAAAACCCGATCATCGTGAAACAGCACTCGTAGATCTCGAGATGACATCCACGAGACTTGCCGCCTCTCGTGCCGCCACACTGGAGCACACTAGTACGATACAGAATAATCTAAAACAAAAGGTAAACTATTTATGCCCTCTCATGCATACACACTCACTGACCTGCAGTGTTCTGCAGGTCAACTAGTGCGCCCTCCCACGCACGTGTGCACGACGCACGGTCGGTCGCTCCGCTGCATCATGAGTGTTTAGTCGGCTCTCAAGCCATGTTCCCAAGTCAAACCTCTCATCAATTCCTCTGatccatttttttttcttttcttaccgTGGTTGGTTCAGACCTCAGAGCACAGGCTTCTCGTGTAATGTAGTGTAAGATAACGTGGCTCGGATTGGATCAGAAGCGTCGCGGTCACGGATTCTTCCGCCCTGCAACTACGAGGAGCTCGCTGTAGCTCTCACGAAAACGAGATGGCTGCTGCAAACAGGGGCGCGAGAGCGATCGCTGCCCGGAATCTCCTTCGCACAGGGACCTGTTATTTCTGCAGCCCTCCAAACATGGGCACGGTTACCACCAGTAACTCCTAGCTAGTACTACTACCACGTACATCTGCTGCTGGAGTGGGTGAGGGGTAAAAAGTTTGCACGCACACTTGAGTGAAGCGGGTGTGCACGGACAAGCTCATTCATGGCACTGTTAAATCTACAAAGTACTTAACAGTATACCTTCTGTATAGCAGTACATGTACACTATGCCACATTATTGGTATGGTACTGTACTGGTACTGGCACAGACGCACCAGAGATTGTTGGATCAACAGGCGAATCGTGGCTACACACTTTGCATAATACAGTGGTAAATAAacaactagtagtagtagtactagtg is from Triticum aestivum cultivar Chinese Spring chromosome 1B, IWGSC CS RefSeq v2.1, whole genome shotgun sequence and encodes:
- the LOC123108023 gene encoding E3 SUMO-protein ligase SIZ1 isoform X3, which encodes MADLASTCKDKLAYFRIKELKDILHQLGLPKQGKKQDLIDRVLALLSDEQGQRHHGWGRKNSFTKEAVAKIVDDIYSRKMQIQSAPDLATRSHTGSDLFRPKDEVNDSFQPQPVTKVRCICDSKLLNDNMIQCEDDRCHVWQHMSCVLVPDKPTEGVGPEVPPHFYCELCRLSRADPTSVLQTVEKTFQLSRADRETVQRSEYDLQVWCILMNDKVQFRMQWPQYAELEVNGFAVRVVTRPGSQLLGINGRDDGPLITTCSREGTNKICLRRVDNRTFCFGVRVARRRSVPQVLNLVPKEAEGESFEDALTRVRRCLGGGDTAENADSDSDLEVVTESVTVNLRCPNSGSRMKTAGRFKPCVHMGCFDLDTFVELNQRSRKWQCPICLKNYSLENLMIDPYFNRITSLLRDCSEDVNEIDIKPDGSWRIKGDVPTRELSQWHMPDGTLCILKEDNKPGVENFNELKIEGTSDGHKSLKIGIKRKNGIWEVSNKADDKKPSVVGNITQNNITFRTPNTFPMSSSPTGSYRDGEDTSVNQEGSMHIDLSLNNGHEFESFPLNFGQTYNTEDTSQQQLSAGDVIVLSDSDEENDTIVCPPTVYDNSTVNDGGFPFATSDAGFTGRYQEDPGVGTSGLGLLSNNADDFEMTNWQMPYSQPEQGYQFFGDGTADTYVGSHNSFSITPNDYSLDCNVGIEEASVAHDLPVYRSNNEMHGSLVDNPLAFGGDDPSLQIFLPSQPSSAPLQEEPSERVNASNGVQSDDWISLTLAAGGGGNEVPAAANGLNLQEQIRSNETGVEPLIDAASVLPSTNNDRDDGANLNPIRIENIFSHPRQPRSRSVRPRLCLSIDSDSE
- the LOC123108023 gene encoding E3 SUMO-protein ligase SIZ1 isoform X1; the encoded protein is MADLASTCKDKLAYFRIKELKDILHQLGLPKQGKKQDLIDRVLALLSDEQGQRHHGWGRKNSFTKEAVAKIVDDIYSRKMQIQSAPDLATRSHTGSDLFRPKDEVNDSFQPQPVTKVRCICDSKLLNDNMIQCEDDRCHVWQHMSCVLVPDKPTEGVGPEVPPHFYCELCRLSRADPFWVTTGNPLPPLKFMSSGVANDGTSVLQTVEKTFQLSRADRETVQRSEYDLQVWCILMNDKVQFRMQWPQYAELEVNGFAVRVVTRPGSQLLGINGRDDGPLITTCSREGTNKICLRRVDNRTFCFGVRVARRRSVPQVLNLVPKEAEGESFEDALTRVRRCLGGGDTAENADSDSDLEVVTESVTVNLRCPNSGSRMKTAGRFKPCVHMGCFDLDTFVELNQRSRKWQCPICLKNYSLENLMIDPYFNRITSLLRDCSEDVNEIDIKPDGSWRIKGDVPTRELSQWHMPDGTLCILKEDNKPGVENFNELKIEGTSDGHKSLKIGIKRKNGIWEVSNKADDKKPSVVGNITQNNITFRTPNTFPMSSSPTGSYRDGEDTSVNQEGSMHIDLSLNNGHEFESFPLNFGQTYNTEDTSQQQLSAGDVIVLSDSDEENDTIVCPPTVYDNSTVNDGGFPFATSDAGFTGRYQEDPGVGTSGLGLLSNNADDFEMTNWQMPYSQPEQGYQFFGDGTADTYVGSHNSFSITPNDYSLDCNVGIEEASVAHDLPVYRSNNEMHGSLVDNPLAFGGDDPSLQIFLPSQPSSAPLQEEPSERVNASNGVQSDDWISLTLAAGGGGNEVPAAANGLNLQEQIRSNETGVEPLIDAASVLPSTNNDRDDGANLNPIRIENIFSHPRQPRSRSVRPRLCLSIDSDSE
- the LOC123108023 gene encoding E3 SUMO-protein ligase SIZ1 isoform X2, with product MADLASTCKDKLAYFRIKELKDILHQLGLPKQGKKQDLIDRVLALLSDEQGQRHHGWGRKNSFTKEAVAKIVDDIYRKMQIQSAPDLATRSHTGSDLFRPKDEVNDSFQPQPVTKVRCICDSKLLNDNMIQCEDDRCHVWQHMSCVLVPDKPTEGVGPEVPPHFYCELCRLSRADPFWVTTGNPLPPLKFMSSGVANDGTSVLQTVEKTFQLSRADRETVQRSEYDLQVWCILMNDKVQFRMQWPQYAELEVNGFAVRVVTRPGSQLLGINGRDDGPLITTCSREGTNKICLRRVDNRTFCFGVRVARRRSVPQVLNLVPKEAEGESFEDALTRVRRCLGGGDTAENADSDSDLEVVTESVTVNLRCPNSGSRMKTAGRFKPCVHMGCFDLDTFVELNQRSRKWQCPICLKNYSLENLMIDPYFNRITSLLRDCSEDVNEIDIKPDGSWRIKGDVPTRELSQWHMPDGTLCILKEDNKPGVENFNELKIEGTSDGHKSLKIGIKRKNGIWEVSNKADDKKPSVVGNITQNNITFRTPNTFPMSSSPTGSYRDGEDTSVNQEGSMHIDLSLNNGHEFESFPLNFGQTYNTEDTSQQQLSAGDVIVLSDSDEENDTIVCPPTVYDNSTVNDGGFPFATSDAGFTGRYQEDPGVGTSGLGLLSNNADDFEMTNWQMPYSQPEQGYQFFGDGTADTYVGSHNSFSITPNDYSLDCNVGIEEASVAHDLPVYRSNNEMHGSLVDNPLAFGGDDPSLQIFLPSQPSSAPLQEEPSERVNASNGVQSDDWISLTLAAGGGGNEVPAAANGLNLQEQIRSNETGVEPLIDAASVLPSTNNDRDDGANLNPIRIENIFSHPRQPRSRSVRPRLCLSIDSDSE